The proteins below are encoded in one region of Neoasaia chiangmaiensis:
- a CDS encoding SIMPL domain-containing protein (The SIMPL domain is named for its presence in mouse protein SIMPL (signalling molecule that associates with mouse pelle-like kinase). Bacterial member BP26, from Brucella, was shown to assemble into a channel-like structure, while YggE from E. coli has been associated with resistance to oxidative stress.): MKRVYWLGSALTLAMLPTCSMAADNLTTLYLSATGKAQATPTLLTANMTLQAEASDAAAAQAQVNAMSQRVTKEAAGSPVHLSVQDYSVAQSENKAGATHWLAQQTIVISGKEAEPLLKLTAKYQSEGAALSGLSWSLDDATHDALMRDARADALHHLQADAQQTAQVMGMHVQRYKTIRVETPYTPRPMMMARMAAAPQRTDDAQTVSVTISADVILTP; encoded by the coding sequence ATGAAACGTGTCTACTGGCTGGGATCGGCTCTCACGCTGGCCATGCTTCCAACCTGCTCTATGGCGGCGGATAACCTGACCACGCTGTATCTCAGCGCGACAGGCAAGGCTCAGGCAACGCCAACACTTCTCACGGCTAATATGACATTGCAGGCGGAAGCATCGGATGCGGCCGCGGCGCAGGCTCAGGTCAATGCCATGAGCCAGAGAGTGACGAAAGAAGCCGCGGGATCGCCCGTTCATCTCAGTGTGCAGGACTATAGTGTTGCGCAAAGCGAGAACAAGGCAGGTGCGACACATTGGCTTGCGCAGCAAACGATTGTCATCAGTGGCAAGGAGGCTGAGCCTCTCCTCAAGCTGACAGCGAAATACCAGTCTGAAGGTGCGGCCCTTTCGGGGCTTTCGTGGTCACTGGATGATGCGACTCACGACGCCCTCATGCGCGATGCGCGCGCCGACGCCCTGCACCATCTACAGGCGGATGCCCAGCAAACGGCCCAGGTCATGGGAATGCACGTGCAGCGGTACAAAACCATTCGCGTCGAAACGCCTTATACACCGCGTCCTATGATGATGGCGCGGATGGCGGCTGCGCCACAACGGACAGACGATGCGCAGACGGTCTCCGTGACCATATCGGCGGATGTCATCCTGACACCGTGA
- a CDS encoding isocitrate/isopropylmalate dehydrogenase family protein: MADNAIPATLIEGDGIGPEITAAVVELLDVLGAPFAWDRQSGGLAGIEAHGVPLPEPTLESIRRTGLALKGPLTTPVGQGFKSVNVTMRQEFGLYANLRPTKTVVSGCRFDNIDLVVVRENIEGLYAAMEHYLPDGDDPKGLAYGAGFNSRRECARIVRFAFEYALANGRKKVTLVHKANILKIFSGIFLEEGRRVAAEYAGRIAVEERIVDACAMQLVTDPWKYDVIVTTNLFGDILSDLTAGLVGGLGMAPGANIGTKAAVFEAVHGSAPDIAGQGIANPLALLMASSLMLAHVGRFDLSHRLDDAIEKVVHRDSVRTRDLGGQATTKELTQALAQALR; this comes from the coding sequence ATGGCCGATAATGCAATTCCCGCCACGCTGATCGAGGGGGACGGTATCGGCCCCGAAATCACGGCAGCCGTCGTTGAGCTGTTGGATGTCCTGGGTGCGCCCTTCGCCTGGGACCGGCAAAGCGGCGGTCTGGCCGGTATCGAGGCGCATGGCGTACCGCTGCCCGAGCCCACCTTGGAAAGTATTCGCCGTACGGGGTTGGCCCTGAAAGGACCGCTCACCACGCCTGTCGGGCAGGGTTTCAAGTCGGTCAACGTGACCATGCGGCAGGAATTCGGTCTCTACGCCAATCTGCGCCCGACAAAGACGGTCGTATCCGGCTGCCGGTTCGACAATATCGACCTGGTGGTCGTGCGGGAAAACATCGAGGGCCTTTATGCTGCGATGGAGCACTACCTTCCCGATGGCGACGATCCGAAAGGACTGGCCTACGGGGCGGGCTTTAACTCCCGGCGCGAATGCGCCCGTATTGTCAGGTTTGCGTTTGAGTACGCCCTGGCGAATGGTCGCAAGAAGGTGACGTTGGTTCACAAGGCCAATATTCTGAAGATATTCAGCGGTATCTTCCTTGAGGAAGGGCGCCGTGTTGCCGCGGAGTATGCGGGCCGGATTGCTGTCGAGGAACGAATTGTCGATGCTTGCGCCATGCAACTCGTCACCGATCCATGGAAATACGATGTCATCGTCACAACCAATCTGTTCGGCGACATCCTTTCGGATCTGACGGCGGGTCTTGTCGGGGGGCTGGGCATGGCGCCAGGTGCCAATATCGGCACGAAAGCCGCCGTTTTCGAGGCGGTCCACGGTTCGGCGCCGGATATTGCCGGACAGGGCATTGCCAATCCATTGGCGTTGCTGATGGCATCGAGTCTGATGCTGGCCCATGTCGGGCGGTTCGACCTTTCGCATCGTCTGGATGACGCCATTGAGAAGGTCGTGCACCGCGACAGTGTGCGGACGCGCGATCTGGGCGGACAGGCAACAACAAAGGAATTGACGCAGGCACTGGCGCAGGCACTGCGCTGA
- the infC gene encoding translation initiation factor IF-3, with protein sequence MQAAPTREGPRVNEEIRVPQVRLIDAEGEMAGVMTTREALARAYAEGLDLLEISPTAEPPVCKILDYGKFKYEQQKKRNEARKKQKVIEIKEIKVRPSTNENDFQVKLRAMNSFLNEGDKVKVSLRFKGREMAHQELGIKMLERIRLEMEEKAKVEQMPKLENRQMIMVLAPR encoded by the coding sequence ATGCAGGCAGCGCCGACCCGCGAAGGCCCGCGCGTCAACGAAGAAATCCGCGTACCGCAGGTACGCCTGATTGATGCCGAAGGCGAAATGGCCGGCGTCATGACAACGCGCGAAGCCTTGGCTCGTGCCTATGCGGAAGGGCTCGATCTTCTTGAGATCAGCCCTACGGCGGAGCCGCCCGTCTGCAAGATTCTTGACTACGGCAAGTTCAAGTACGAGCAGCAGAAGAAGCGCAACGAAGCGCGCAAGAAGCAGAAAGTCATCGAAATCAAGGAAATTAAGGTGCGCCCCAGCACCAATGAAAATGATTTCCAGGTGAAGCTTCGCGCGATGAATTCCTTCCTCAACGAGGGCGACAAGGTGAAGGTCTCGTTGCGATTCAAGGGTCGCGAGATGGCGCATCAGGAACTGGGCATTAAAATGCTCGAGCGTATCCGTCTCGAAATGGAAGAGAAAGCCAAGGTCGAGCAGATGCCGAAGCTGGAAAACCGCCAGATGATTATGGTTCTGGCACCGCGCTGA
- a CDS encoding lytic transglycosylase domain-containing protein, which translates to MIRRMLRIVFLVMSAILACACPAGAVASETSNTCQAAVADAERAMHIPLRLLDSISKVESGRPDDAHHLMAWPWTINAQGQGYFYESKEEAIAAAHAFLAHGINSIDVGCLQINLHHHPDAFSSLDEAFDPITNAHYGARFLTDLFDRFHAWTAATAAYHSLTPEFGQDYARRVMAVWGQRDEAWPFSSMPASPVATTQTVAYRGRPFAGAAFAPPPHVVRQFNPTLSTTNPSGTEGRSLAAYRLSPTRLAWQR; encoded by the coding sequence ATGATCCGCCGGATGTTGCGGATCGTCTTCCTCGTTATGTCAGCAATTCTTGCTTGTGCCTGTCCTGCCGGAGCGGTTGCATCGGAAACGTCGAATACCTGTCAGGCGGCCGTCGCCGATGCAGAGCGCGCTATGCATATTCCGTTGAGGCTGCTTGATTCGATCAGCAAAGTGGAAAGTGGCCGGCCGGATGACGCTCATCACCTTATGGCCTGGCCATGGACAATCAATGCCCAGGGCCAAGGATATTTCTACGAATCCAAGGAAGAAGCGATAGCGGCCGCGCACGCCTTCCTTGCACACGGTATCAATTCAATCGATGTCGGCTGCCTTCAGATCAATCTTCACCATCACCCTGATGCGTTCTCATCGCTCGATGAAGCGTTCGATCCCATAACGAACGCACATTATGGCGCACGTTTTCTCACCGACCTGTTTGATCGCTTCCATGCGTGGACGGCTGCGACGGCCGCCTATCACTCTCTGACGCCCGAATTCGGCCAGGATTACGCTCGGCGCGTGATGGCCGTGTGGGGTCAGCGTGACGAGGCATGGCCGTTTTCCTCCATGCCCGCGTCGCCTGTGGCGACGACACAGACGGTTGCCTATCGCGGACGGCCGTTCGCAGGTGCCGCTTTCGCACCACCACCGCATGTCGTTCGTCAGTTCAATCCCACTCTGTCCACAACGAACCCAAGCGGGACAGAAGGACGCAGCCTGGCGGCCTATCGTCTTTCCCCCACCCGCCTCGCATGGCAACGCTGA
- a CDS encoding DUF3072 domain-containing protein, translating to MNNDPKQASNDAQDLPSNVQKNPDDWTTGHETMTGAQASYLKTLCEEANEPFDPNLDKAEASKRIDALQHATGRGENH from the coding sequence ATGAACAACGATCCGAAGCAGGCATCGAATGACGCGCAGGATCTGCCGTCAAACGTGCAAAAGAACCCTGACGACTGGACGACCGGGCACGAAACGATGACCGGTGCGCAGGCGTCTTACCTCAAGACACTCTGCGAGGAAGCAAACGAACCGTTCGATCCGAATCTGGACAAGGCGGAGGCGTCGAAACGTATTGATGCTCTTCAACACGCAACGGGACGTGGCGAAAATCATTAA
- a CDS encoding S1C family serine protease, producing the protein MAMPSLLSKLMAPTPTSDTHAAGKLPEAVHIPAQPPVPNGAPALPPVLVSSGPLTFSPLVKHVIPAVVNIAITQSSNDGQNRVPPQIKGTPLEKRYREKMRRHQEEVLGAGSGFIVDPSGIIVTNAHVVGDADNVTVSLSNGQELPAKLVGVDSLTDVAVIKVDTPRPLPYVAWGDSRQVDVGDWILVAGNPFGFGSSVTAGIVSARGRDLGAGSLDDFLQLDAPINPGNSGGPAFNMRGQVVAVNAAIVSPTGGSVGIGFGIPSEIVEPIVDELRRTGHVDHGWLGVTLDDGDGSVQIVDVDHNGPAMKAGLVRGDKVTAAAGQNVDSARALLRTIAAAKPDVVLSFTVLRKGKTLLIPVKVGKRPPDADD; encoded by the coding sequence ATGGCCATGCCGTCGCTACTCTCCAAGCTGATGGCACCCACACCGACCAGCGATACTCATGCGGCGGGGAAGCTGCCCGAAGCCGTGCATATCCCGGCACAACCGCCTGTGCCGAATGGCGCACCTGCCCTGCCACCCGTCCTGGTGTCGAGCGGACCGCTGACGTTCTCACCGTTGGTCAAGCACGTCATCCCTGCCGTTGTGAACATCGCCATTACGCAAAGCAGTAATGACGGACAGAACCGTGTCCCGCCGCAGATCAAGGGAACACCTCTGGAGAAACGGTATCGGGAGAAAATGCGGCGTCATCAGGAAGAGGTTCTGGGTGCGGGATCGGGTTTCATCGTCGATCCTTCAGGCATAATCGTGACGAATGCTCACGTGGTCGGGGATGCTGACAACGTGACGGTTTCCCTGTCGAATGGACAGGAACTGCCGGCGAAACTCGTCGGCGTGGACAGCCTCACAGACGTCGCCGTCATCAAGGTCGACACGCCCAGGCCCCTTCCCTATGTCGCCTGGGGGGACAGTCGCCAGGTTGATGTCGGAGACTGGATACTGGTGGCCGGTAATCCGTTCGGGTTTGGCTCTTCCGTTACCGCAGGTATCGTTTCGGCGCGTGGACGTGACCTCGGTGCGGGTTCGCTGGATGATTTTCTTCAGTTGGACGCGCCAATCAATCCCGGCAATTCCGGTGGTCCGGCATTCAACATGCGTGGGCAAGTCGTCGCGGTGAATGCTGCCATCGTTTCGCCGACTGGCGGATCTGTGGGTATCGGTTTCGGTATTCCTTCGGAAATCGTCGAGCCGATTGTCGATGAATTGCGCCGCACGGGGCATGTCGATCACGGCTGGTTGGGCGTAACACTCGATGATGGCGACGGCTCGGTGCAGATTGTCGATGTCGATCATAACGGTCCGGCCATGAAAGCTGGGCTGGTCCGGGGCGATAAGGTGACGGCCGCAGCAGGGCAAAATGTCGATAGTGCACGGGCGTTGCTTCGGACGATTGCGGCGGCGAAGCCGGATGTCGTTCTGTCATTTACGGTTTTGCGCAAGGGAAAGACACTTCTGATACCCGTTAAGGTTGGTAAACGCCCACCGGATGCGGATGATTGA
- a CDS encoding sensor histidine kinase, with the protein MTPKFAARFPRAWLWWQRAWRFRSAGLGFSLAYGLIFALSAALFLSLLWWHTNGLLERQVEQAVDADARSLAEHWMQDGLPGLIRTIQDRLDLDVEDEALYLLVGPNGKILAGNMPAWPTRVKRIDRYYSQTILRAGTRATSEVHAYVFPGGFRLLVGRDVRGRDLLRRLLTDTFLWAWLMVTALAIGGAWVVRGIFRRILGSIARTTAAIARGDMRERMPIVGNEVDLVAHTVNDMLDRIARLMDGVKQVSNAIAHDLRTPITRARTGLEDASLHAKTTEEMHAAIDRAVADLDHVTAVFEALMRIAQIEAGARRAAFEMCDLTKPLHDMAELYEATAEERGIHLAADLPDHLAFYGDARLIQQGVANLLDNAIKFAPSDTMITLKASTEDSQVRISVSDQGPGMSDEDLSRASERFFRADAARNTPGAGLGLSLVQAVAQLHSGRLLLESRHPGLRAALLLPVTQGKKSITQASSDAHPVES; encoded by the coding sequence ATGACGCCCAAATTCGCAGCACGGTTTCCGCGCGCCTGGCTCTGGTGGCAACGCGCCTGGCGTTTCCGTTCGGCGGGTCTGGGCTTTTCTCTGGCCTATGGCCTGATTTTCGCGCTATCCGCCGCCTTGTTTCTCTCGCTTCTATGGTGGCACACCAATGGATTGCTTGAGCGGCAGGTCGAACAGGCCGTAGACGCGGATGCGCGTAGTCTGGCCGAACACTGGATGCAGGACGGCCTTCCCGGGCTTATCCGGACAATTCAGGATCGCCTCGATCTGGATGTCGAGGACGAAGCGCTTTACCTGCTGGTCGGGCCGAACGGGAAGATTCTGGCCGGGAATATGCCGGCCTGGCCAACACGCGTGAAGCGCATCGATCGTTATTACTCCCAGACAATTTTGAGAGCCGGAACACGCGCCACATCAGAGGTGCATGCCTATGTCTTTCCCGGCGGCTTCCGTCTTCTCGTAGGACGAGACGTGCGTGGCAGGGATTTGTTGCGTCGGCTGCTGACGGATACGTTTCTCTGGGCCTGGCTGATGGTCACAGCGCTGGCGATCGGCGGTGCGTGGGTTGTCCGCGGAATTTTTCGTCGCATTCTGGGTTCCATCGCGCGAACAACGGCGGCTATCGCGCGAGGCGATATGCGGGAACGTATGCCGATCGTGGGAAACGAGGTCGATCTTGTTGCGCACACGGTCAACGATATGCTCGATCGCATCGCGCGGCTGATGGATGGCGTCAAGCAGGTGTCCAATGCCATCGCCCATGACCTTCGGACGCCTATCACGCGTGCGCGGACAGGTCTGGAGGATGCGTCGCTGCATGCCAAGACAACTGAGGAGATGCATGCTGCGATTGATCGCGCGGTAGCGGACCTTGATCACGTCACGGCGGTTTTCGAGGCGCTGATGCGTATTGCCCAGATCGAAGCCGGGGCAAGGCGCGCGGCCTTTGAGATGTGCGACCTGACCAAGCCACTGCATGACATGGCTGAACTTTATGAGGCCACGGCTGAAGAACGCGGCATTCACCTGGCTGCAGATTTGCCAGACCACCTGGCATTCTATGGGGATGCGAGGCTTATCCAGCAGGGTGTGGCTAATCTGCTGGACAACGCTATCAAGTTTGCGCCGTCGGACACAATGATCACTCTCAAGGCGTCCACGGAGGATTCGCAGGTGCGAATCAGCGTCTCCGACCAGGGGCCGGGCATGTCCGATGAGGACCTTTCGCGTGCATCGGAACGTTTTTTCCGTGCGGATGCTGCCCGGAATACGCCGGGCGCAGGGCTGGGACTATCGCTTGTTCAGGCGGTGGCGCAGTTGCATAGCGGTCGCCTGCTTCTGGAATCGCGTCATCCCGGGCTGCGGGCGGCTTTGTTGCTTCCCGTGACCCAAGGAAAAAAAAGCATAACGCAAGCGTCATCAGATGCCCATCCTGTAGAGAGCTGA
- a CDS encoding winged helix-turn-helix domain-containing protein, which produces MRILLVEDDPTVRSFIVKGLRETGHVVEEADNGKDGLFLAVSENFDIVILDRMLPGGIDGLRILETLRAQNNAMPVLLLSALADVDERVAGLKAGGDDYMTKPFAFSELLARVEALARRGSAEQAPQTRLVVADLEMDLLSRTVKRGNEKIDLQPREFRLLEFLMRHAGQVVTRTMLLERVWDYHFDPQTNVIDVHVSRLRQKVDKPFDTALIHTIRNAGYILRAE; this is translated from the coding sequence ATGCGCATATTGTTGGTGGAAGACGACCCCACTGTTCGCAGCTTTATCGTCAAGGGATTGCGGGAAACAGGACATGTGGTCGAGGAAGCCGACAACGGCAAGGATGGCCTCTTTCTCGCCGTGAGCGAGAATTTCGACATCGTCATCCTCGACCGGATGCTTCCCGGCGGCATCGACGGTCTGCGCATTCTGGAAACGCTTCGGGCACAGAATAATGCCATGCCCGTTCTGTTGTTGTCGGCGTTGGCAGATGTTGACGAGCGCGTCGCCGGACTTAAGGCCGGTGGTGACGATTATATGACCAAGCCCTTCGCATTTTCGGAATTGCTGGCGCGTGTGGAAGCCCTGGCGCGTCGTGGAAGTGCGGAGCAGGCGCCGCAGACCCGTCTTGTCGTAGCCGATCTTGAAATGGACCTGTTGTCGCGAACGGTAAAACGCGGCAATGAGAAAATCGACTTGCAGCCGCGTGAGTTTCGCCTGCTTGAGTTTTTGATGCGTCATGCCGGCCAGGTCGTAACGCGTACGATGTTGCTGGAGCGCGTATGGGACTATCATTTCGACCCGCAGACAAATGTGATCGACGTGCATGTTTCGCGTCTGAGGCAAAAGGTCGACAAGCCTTTCGATACCGCGCTTATTCATACGATACGTAATGCGGGCTATATCCTGCGCGCCGAATAA